Below is a genomic region from Desulfurobacteriaceae bacterium.
CCACTTAAAACAAAATTCTATAAGAGTAAAACCGGAAGACTATGTTGTTAAAGGAACCGTTTTAGGACTTTGTGGAAACTCAGGTTATTCTCCCCAACCCCACATTCATGTTCAGGTTCAACTTTTGCCGAATCTTGGCGCTCCTACAGTTTCCTCTACCTTTTCTTCTTACGTTGTAGGAGACCGATTTTTCGACGTTGGAATCCCCAAGGAAGGAGAGACAGTAGAACCCGTTTTCCCTGACAAAGGACTTTTTAACAGGTTGAATCTTCTGATAGACCAAGAAATGGAGTTTTTGGTAAATGAGGAAGGAAAAGAAAAAGTTTTAAAAACCGTTGTAAAAATGGCACAAGATGGGACTTTCTATTTAACTGATGGTTTGGCAAAACTTTACTTTGGAATAAAAAACTCCTGTTTCTACTTTTACCACTTAGAGGGAGATTTAAACTCTCCTTTGAAGTATTTTCTTTTTGCTGCTCCAAAAATTCCTCTTCTTCCAAAAAAAGGAATTTACTGGAAAGACTACTTGCCCCTTATTTCCCCTTCCTCAAAGTTAAAGAGAGAATTTTTCCTATTTATATCCTCTTTCAAGCACAATCTGTTTGAAGTGAAAGTGAAGAGTTCCTTTGTTTCTGAAGATGAAATCCAATCTGATATAGTTATGCCGTCATCTTTATCAAAAGCGAAACTAAGGATTTCTAATGACTTTGGTTTTGAAAAAGTAGAAGTAGGAAAAGTAAAAATAGAAAGAAAAAGGAGGAAAAAAAGATGAGAAAACTTTTAGGATTACTTTTAGTTTCTCTCATTTTATCTCTTCCTTCATACGCTCCGAAAAGTTTGAAAATTCTTTTGGGCTTGGAAATATAAAAATTACGGGTTATGAAGTCTTATATGGTAGTTTAATAAACTATAGCAACTCAGATGTTAAGGATAGTGGATATTCTGTAACTGGCTACCTTAACGTAAGTGATGGCAAAGAAAACACCGTTCAAATAGGGTGGAGTTACACGAAAGTAGACTACAAGGACGGTTCTACGTTAAAGCAGAATGATTTAACGTTTGCCTACACAAACTCTTATGGAATACTAAAGAATCATTCTTTTACCTTTGGTTTTCATTACATAAGTAGTGATGATCTTCTTACAGATGGTGGAAAGATCTTCTTCTTTGATGGTACATATCTGAAATATCAGACCTATCCTCCATACTTTTTCTTATGGAGTGGAGGAATAGGAATTTATTACTCTAAGTACGATAATCTGCAAGACTTTTCTGTTATTCAACTTGCTCCTCATGCTACAGTAAGACTTTTTTCCAGTCAAGAAAAAGGATCTCTTTACTGCGATCTAAGTGCCTTTTATATTCACGTGAATGAGGCTGACACTATCGGTATAGGGGATACCAATTACTTTTCTATAGACGGAACTTTAAGGTACTACTATGGAAACTATGATCTAACAGCTGGGGCTTGGATAGGAGAACAGATTTTTGCAGTTAAAAATGGAGGATTTGTTGTCTACAACCTAACGGAAAAGTACAAAGGAGGTATCTACGGGGAGGTTGGATACACATTCAGGAATGGAATAAGAGTGGCTTTTGATCTTAGTATAAGTTCTTACTATGAGGAGAACGAAAGTGATACTAACCAACCTCCTAAACCAAAAGGAATAAACACGTCGTCAACAGCTACTCAGACTGTTGCCGTTCTTTCTGTAGGATACAAGTTCTAATTAGTTAAAGGAGGCTATTATGAGGAGTTTCTTCCTTTTCTTTACCTTCTTTTCTCTTTTGCTTACTATTCCTTCTTTTTCAATGCCATACAAGGAAATAAAGGTTTCGTATGAAAAGTCTTTTTCATATGAAAAAAATGGAGACTACGAAAACGCGATAAAAGCGCTTATGCCTGTTTATCAGAACTATCCTGACGGGTATACAGTTAATCTAAGACTTGGTTGGCTTTACTACTTACTTGGAAAGTATGCCAATTCTGAATATCACTATAAGAAGGCTTTAAAAGTTATCCCTACATCTTTAGAAGCTATACTTGGTTTGTCGTTGCCCTACATGGCACAAAGTAGGTGGAACGATGTTGAAACTCTTATGTATAGAGCGTTAAAAATAGATTACTACAACTATTACGCTAACTTGAGACTTTGCTTTAAGGAATTTAAAAAATACTCAGTTTGTGAATCTGTTACAAGAAAGATTTTGTCCATATATCCTACAGATATAAATTTCCTAAATGAACTTGCAATTTCCCTTTTCTATCAGGGGAAAAAGTCTTTTGCTGAGTCTTTGTTTAAAGATATACTTATCCTTGATCCAGAAAATCCAACTGCAAAAATGTTTTTGAAGAAAATAAAGAAAGAAAAGGGAAATAAATCTAACTAAAGACTGGTTGTTGATAAGAAATTAGCTTTAATATCAAGTTCTTTAATTCTGTAAGTTTTTGCGGAGAAATTATGCCCTTACCGTTATTTTGTAAGTAATTCAAAGCCCTCAAAGTTTCAGAAACATCGGAGTGTTTTTTCTCTAAAAATCCTTTTAGGGTTTTTAAAGCCTTCTTGGTTTCTTCATTATCCGTTTTTATTTGTCCTAAATACTTGACAAAAAATAAAGATCTATCTTCAAGATCCAGTTTGGAAGTTGCATAAAATTCTAAATTAGTTTTTTTACTTTCAATTTTGGTGGACTCAGAAGAACTTTCGTTATTACATGAAACTAAGAAAAACAAAAGTAAAAAAGCATTTAATCTTAAAATTCTTCTCATAGTTCACCCTGTAAAAAATTAAAAA
It encodes:
- a CDS encoding M23 family metallopeptidase; this encodes MSPIDGQVVSVVNSIPDNQIGQADKENNWGNYVLLHDKRGFYVLICHLKQNSIRVKPEDYVVKGTVLGLCGNSGYSPQPHIHVQVQLLPNLGAPTVSSTFSSYVVGDRFFDVGIPKEGETVEPVFPDKGLFNRLNLLIDQEMEFLVNEEGKEKVLKTVVKMAQDGTFYLTDGLAKLYFGIKNSCFYFYHLEGDLNSPLKYFLFAAPKIPLLPKKGIYWKDYLPLISPSSKLKREFFLFISSFKHNLFEVKVKSSFVSEDEIQSDIVMPSSLSKAKLRISNDFGFEKVEVGKVKIERKRRKKR
- a CDS encoding tetratricopeptide repeat protein, with translation MRSFFLFFTFFSLLLTIPSFSMPYKEIKVSYEKSFSYEKNGDYENAIKALMPVYQNYPDGYTVNLRLGWLYYLLGKYANSEYHYKKALKVIPTSLEAILGLSLPYMAQSRWNDVETLMYRALKIDYYNYYANLRLCFKEFKKYSVCESVTRKILSIYPTDINFLNELAISLFYQGKKSFAESLFKDILILDPENPTAKMFLKKIKKEKGNKSN